Part of the Desulfobulbaceae bacterium genome is shown below.
TCTTACTGATAGTGACATTAGGTAAACATAACTATACATCGGAAAATGACCAATGTAATTTCAAAAAAAACTTTTCCCCTGACTGCGGGTTGAGTATAGGTTAGCAATGCTTAATGAAATACGAATAGAGAATCTTGCCTTAATCGAGAGGCTTCATGTCGTTCTTGGTAAAGGGTTGACCGTTTTTTCCGGTGAGACCGGGGCGGGCAAATCCATTGTCCTGCAAGCAATCGCCTTATTGACCGGGGCCAGGGCTTCTTCTTCCTGGGTCAGGACCGGTGCGGCCCAGGCCGTGGTCGAGGCTACTTTTGATTGCCCTGAGTCGCCCGCTTTGCATAACGAACTTCGTGAGATGGGACTCGATGAGGTAGATGAACTCTTGATTAAACGAGTGGTTTCCTCCGATGGCAAGAGTCGGTTCTACCTCAATGGCGGCTTGACCACCGCTCGTCTGGTCCAGTCTGTCAGCGAACATCTGGTAAGTGTTGCCAGCCAGCATGACCATCAACGCCTGCTCAATCCTAAGTATCATCTTGATTTTATCGATATGGCAGGTGAGCTGTGGTCGAACAGGGAGATGGTTACCGGTTTTTTTGATCAATGGGCCGAAGCAAAAAAGGAACTTGATCTCCTCAGACAACGGGAAATGGATAAAGAACAGCGCCGTGATTTTCTTTCTTATCAACTTCGCGAAATTGATGCAGCGGCTATCGAAGTTGGGGAGGACGAACGCCTTACTCGAGATCGTCTGCGCTTGAAAGGGTCTGCCGACTTAAAGAAGTTTGGCCTAAAATGTTACCGAGAACTACAATCTGCCTCCGAGTCCTTGGGCCTGGCCCGTAAGAACATCGATGCCATCGCGGCGATTGATCAGGATGCCTCTGTACTTGCGGCTTCCGTGGCTGAGCAGAGTTTCCTGATTGATGACTATGTAGGGCAGATTCGTGATTACTTGAATCGGGTGCCTGACGACGAGTTGGCCTTAGAAGAGATTGTCGCCCGGATCACTTATCTTCAGCAACTAAAGCGCAAATACGGAGAAGACTTGGCTGATATCTTGGCATATGCCGAAAAAATACGCGAGGAGTTGCACGGTCTTGACGAACTTGATCAGAAGATCGGACTGCTCGCTAAAGAGTGCGCAGCTATCGAGAGTGGACTGATTCGGTCGGCTGACGAACTGTCTCTGGCGCGAAAGGAGGTGGCTATTCGGCTCGGCAATGCGGTTCGTGATGAACTGCGTGCCTTAAGTTTTGCACAGGCTGATTTTGTCGCGGCGTTTAAGGAGAGTGACAAGAAGCTTGAGATGATGACCAGGGCAGGGTGGGATCGATGCGAATTCATGTTCTCAGCCAATCCTGGAGAACCTGTGAAGCCATTGGCAAGCATTGCCTCGGGCGGAGAACTCTCTCGAGTGATGCTGGCCTTAAAGTGTTTGCTTGCGAGACAAGACTCCGTGGAAACGGTTATCTTCGATGAGATCGATGCTGGTATCGGCGGCAAGGCTGCCGAGGCGGTGGCCCGCAAGATTAAAGAACTTGCCCAGCATCATCAAGTGATCTGCATTACCCATCTGCCGCAAATTGCTGCGGCTGGCGCCAGTCATTTTCTGGTAGAGAAGCGGTTGGCCGATGGTCGAACTTCTACGGCCATCACCGAGCTTGACTCTTCCGCGCGGCTGCCTGAAATCGCCCGGATGCTCGATGGTGACTCAGTTTCTCCACAATCACTAGCCTTTGCTTCGGAACTTATTGATCGCAATCACTCACCGCGTCAAGGAAGTACTCCATGACCCAGGCAATCGCACTCTTTTCAGGTGGACTCGACAGCATCCTTGCCTGCCGGGTAGTGGCCCGTCAAGGGATCAAGGTGTTGGCGGTTAAATTCGTCACCCCTTTTTTCGATTACGATATCCTGGAGCGGCCAGGTTATTCTCAAGAGATCAAGGAAAAATACGATATCGACGTCACTGTTGTGGATCTCAGTACCGAGTACTTTTCTCTGCTCCGGAATCCTGCCCATGGTTATGGCAAACATTTCAACCCCTGTCTTGATTGCAAGATTTTCATGATGACCAAGGCTCGCGAAATGATGGCCGTTCAAGGCGCCTCATTCCTGATCTCCGGTGAAGTTCTCGGCCAGAGGCCAATGTCTCAGCGCCGGGACGCACTCAGGGTGGTCGAACGGGACTCCGGTTGTAACGGCATCTTGCTCCGCCCCCTGTGCGCCAAGCATCTCCTCCCGACCCAGCCGGAAATAAACGGGCTTGTGGATCGGGCACAGTTGTGTGATTTTGGCGGTCGTGGACGTTCTCCGCAGATCGCCCTGGCAAAAGAGATGGGGATCACCGACTATCCCAGTCCGGCCGGTGGCTGTGTCCTGACCGATCTGAATGTGGCGGCGAGGATCAAGCGGTATTATGGAGAACACCAAACCATTCGGGTTAATGATATGCGTCTGATCAAGGTAGGGCGTCATTTTGTCCTGCCTGACGGGGCCTGGCTGGTGATGGGGCGAGGTGAAGAGGAAAATCAATCTGTCCTGGCTCTTGCGGAGGAGAATGATCTCTGCCTGAAGCTTATTGACCGGCCAGGACCTTATGCGCTGCTCAGGAATCTGTCTTCATCGACAGACCTTGATCTAGCGGCTGGTCTTATCGCTCGTTACGGTAAAAAAGGCCCGGATGGTCAGCCCATGCCTGGGCAGGTCGAGTGCCGGGGGAGTAATGGCACCACAGTCTGTGCCGGGGTGCCCCCCGATCCTGAGCATGCTCGATCATGGGTTCTCTAATGAGCCAATCACTGTATCAATGGAAGGATCAAGCCAGGGATCTCTGTTGGCTGGTATCGGATAACGAAGATTGATGCTGCTTATTCATCCTCCGCTAGCCAAACCGTGCGAGCCGCCGGCAGGGATTCCCCTGTTGGCCGGCGCCCTGCGGAAAAACGGCCTGGCATGCACCGTGCTGGATGCCAATCTTGAGGGGATTTTCTCTCTTCTCGGGGCTCAGCCATTGCTTAAAATCGGTGATACCTGGTCCAAGCGCGCTGGGCGAAATCTTGAGAACAACCTCTCCTCTCTCCGCAGTTGGTCGCTGTATCAGAACCCGTCGCGCTATAACAGGGCAGTTGCTGATGTCAATCGTGTCCTCGATATGGCCGGACGAGCCCATGGTTTATCCGTGAATTTGGCTAACTATCAGGACCCTTTGCTCTCGTCGCTCAAGTCAAGCGATCTTCTTCAAGCCTGGCAGAACCCACAGGACAATATCTTTCATCCCTATTTTGCTCGGCGTTTGCCGCAGGTACTGGAAAAGTTTTGTCCTCGGGCGGTTGGTTTCTCTCTTAATTACTTGAGTCAGGCCATTACCACCTTCGCCATGGCGGGTTTCATTAAGCGCCACTTCCCTGGTCTGCCGGTGGTCCTTGGCGGGGGCTTGATCACTTCGTGGCTACGCCGTCCAGGCTGGAGAAACCCCTTTAGCGGAATGGTCGACCATCTGGTGGCAGGTCCAGGCGAAGGGCCACTGCTTGATCTTCTGGGCGGTGGAATCCATCAGGGAAATGTTCATTATTGTCCTGACTACTCCGGGTTGCCGCTTGCAGATTATCTGGCGCCAGGATTCATTCTCCCCTATGCCGCATCTTCAGGATGCTATTGGCAAAAGTGCAGCTTCTGTCCTGAAAGCGCCGAGAAGAATCCCTATCTCCCGGTGCCGGTTGAGCAGGTTGTTGATGATATCACCAATCTGAGTGAGGCGACTAAGCCCACCCTGATTCACTTTCTGGATAACGCGGTTAGTCCTGCTCTCTTAAGGCAGTTGATAGCGCAACCTCCTGGCGTCAAGTGGTATGGATTTTCTCGAATAGTCCCGGAACTTGCGGATGTAACTTTTTGTCAGGCACTGAAGGAGTCCGGGTGTGTGATGCTCAAACTGGGTCTTGAGTCAGGGGATCAAACGGTCTTGAATGCCACAGACAAGGGAATCAACATCACCATGGTCTCAAGTGCCCTTAGAGCACTTGAGAAAGCGGGAATTGCCACCTTTGTTTACCTGCTCTTCGGCACTCCGGCAGAATCCCTTGCCGAGGCCAGAGCTACTATGGACTTTGTGGTGAGTCATCACTCGGCCATCACCTTTCTTAACCTTGCAGTTTTCAATATGCCGATTAGTAGTTCTGAAGTTCACGGACTAACTACCAGCACCTTCTCGGAAGGCGATCTTTCATTATACACCGATTTTGAGCACCCTTTGGGCTGGGATCGGCAATCAATTCGTCGCTTTCTGGATGAGGAATTCAAACGTCATCCAGCCATTGATGCAATCTTGAAACGTATCCCGCCAATCTTCACCTCGAACCACGCCCCGTTTTTCTGCTGATGGCATGATTATCTTTCCTTAGGGATTATTATTGCTTGCTGACATCACGAGATTATTTCTCGGGTTGTCAGTCGGCTAACTGTTGACAGTTGCCTCGTTCTCCATTTTTTATGATATTCAGTAAAAATGTTGAGTTTGGGGATTTCTATGACTTCTTTTCAGCATCAACATCGCATCTTCACCTCAACATACACTTAATTTACTGAGGGCAATTTTGTCTTTGCAAAAAAAACAGCGCAAAAAAAACAGTTTGACAAACATACGCTTTCCGTTAAGTTTATACACTTCGTTTTTTTAGCATTCAAAAAAGGTAGCACCTTTTACAATTCAACCATCACACCGCCATGTATTTGAAATCATTTAACTGAAATCCGCGTTTCGACGCGACCGGCCCAGGTTGGGCCGCTCAACCGCACAGCGCCTTCCTCGCCGCGCCTCCTCGCCAATGATATAATCCTTCATTTCCGCCAGGCTCAACGGGATAAAGGCCACGTGCCTAATCCCCCTGGAGGAAATCCATGCAACACCCTAGTCTCACAGCACCAAATCACCCCCCCTATAAAACAGGCTCAGTCCTCGTCATCGGCGGCGGCGTCGCTGGAGTTCAAACAGCCCTCGACATGACTCAGCTCGGGCTGAAGGTCTATCTTGTCGAGAAAAGCGCCGCCATTGGCGGGGTCATGGCCCGGCTGGACAAGACCTTCCCCACCAACGATTGCTCGCTTTGCATCCTGGCTCCGAAGCTGGTTGAGGCAGGGCGTGACGCCAACATCGACATCCTGACCCGCGCGGAGATTGTCGGCCTTAGTGGCGAGCCAGGCAACTTTAAGGCCACCATACTCAAGCACCCACGCTACATCGACGAGACTACCTGCACCGGCTGCGGCCAGTGCGCCCAATACTGCCTGAAGCAAATCGATGACGACTACAATGAAAACCTGGCCATCACCAGCGCTATCCACATCGATTACGCCCAGGCGGTGCCTGCCACTTATGCCATCGACCCGGAAAAATGCCTGCGCCTAAAACACGGCACCTGCGGCCTCTGTGCCGTGGTCTGCCAGAAAAGGGCGATCAATTTCGATGAACAGCCTCAGACCCTCACGCTTTCAGTAGGGGCGGTGGTGCTCGCCCCCGGCTTTGGCCGGGTTAAGGAGGAGGTTCTTGCCCATTACGGTTGGGGCAAATTCCCGGATGTCCTGACCGCCTTTGAGCACGAGCGTTTGATGTGCGCCTCAGGCCCTACCAATGGTGAGATCGTCCGCCCCTCCGACCGCAAGCACCCCAAGAAAATTGCCTTCCTGCAATGCGTCGGCTCACGCGATGCGACCTGCGACAACAACTACTGTTCGTCAGTCTGTTGCATGTACGCCATCAAACAGGCCACCCTCGCCCGCGAGCACGACCCGGAAGCAGAAATCACCCTCTTCTACATGGACGTCCGCACCCACGGTAAGGGCTTCGATGCCGCCCGCGAGCGAGCCACCCGTGAGAATAACTTCAGGGTCATCTATGCCCGTCCACCCAGGGTTGAAGATGTCTTTGACGGTCGTATGCTGCTCACCTGGTCAACGGAAGACGGGAAACATCACTACGAAAAATTCGATTTGGTGGTTCTCTCCCAAGGCCTTGAATCCCCGGATGACGCTGACTCCTTGGCCGCAACCTGCGGCATCTCCTTGAACAAGTACCAGTTCGCCGCCACCGGCGCCTATGCGCCGCTTACCACTGATCGGCCTGGGGTCTATGTGATTGGCGCCTTCCAAGGCCCCAAGGACATCCCGGACTCGGTGGTCCAGGCCGGGGGCGTGTCCGGGCTCTGCTCCGCCTTGCTGGCCGGGGCCAGACATCAGTCCACTGTCCAAGTCGATTTCCCTGAGGAGAGGGACATCGCTCAGGAGGAACCGAGAATTGGGGTCTTCGTCTGCCACTGCGGCACCAATATCGGCGGCGTGGTCAGTGTGCCAGACGTGGCAGCCTACGCCCGCACCCTGCCCCATGTCGTCTATGCCACCAATAACCTTTACTCCTGTTCCCAGGACACCCAGCAGCAGTTGGTCGATATTATCCGCGCACAGCGCCTGAACCGGATTGTGGTGGCGGCCTGCACCCCGCGTACTCACGAGCCGTTGTTTCAGGCCACCATGCGTGAGGCCGGTCTCAACCGAGCCCTGTTCGAGATGGCCAATATCCGTGATCAATGCTCCTGGGTTCACATGCATGAACCGCAACAGGCCACCGATAAGGCCCGTGATCTGGTGCGGATGGCAGTGGCCAAGGCGGCTTTTTTGCGCCCTCTTGCGGAACATAAGCTGCCGGTAACGCCGAGCGCCCTTGTCGTCGGCGGGGGCCTGGCCGGGATGACCGCCGCCTTGACTATTGCCGGACAGGGCTATGAAACAACGCTGGTAGAGCGAGGCGAGCACCTTGGCGGCCAGGCACTGCGGCTTGATCGTGATCGCTTTGACGGCATCCCTGCCCAACAGGTAGGCGAGCTGATCCGCCAGGTGGAGCAGCACCCGCAGATTACCGTCTTGAGACAGGCCTCGGTGGCCTCGGTGTCCGGCTATGTCGGCAATTTCACCACCACGGTCAGCACCTGCGACAGCTCGCAGGTGATCAACCATGGGGTGGCGGTGCTGGCCACCGGCGGCAAGCCCTATCAGCCGCACCAATATTTGCATGGAGCTTCTAACAGGGTCGTCACCCAACTCGAGCTGGAACAGCGCTTGGCCTCAGCCCAACCCCTGCCCGCCAAGTCGAAACAGATCGTCATGATTCAGTGTGTCGGCTCTCGCGGCGACGATCTTTCGTACTGTAGCCGGGTATGTTGCGGGCAAGCCTTGAAGAACAGTCTGCGGCTGAAAAAGATGCGGCCTGAGCTTGGCATCATCGTCTTTTACCGCGACATGCGGGCCTATGGGTTCATGGAGGATGATTACCGCGCCGCCCGTGAGCAGGGGGTTCTCTTTATCCGTTACACCCCAGAACGTCCGCCCCAGGTCACCCCAGGCCGGGGCAAGTCGAGTCCGCTTAACGTCACGGGCTACGATCCACTGCTGGGAGAAGAGATCACGTTCAATGCCGACCTGCTAGTCCTGTCGGTGGGCATCGTGCCTGAGAACACCAGGGACTTGGCCCTGATGCTCAAGGTGCCGGTGACGGCGGAAAATTTCTACCTTGAGGCCCATGTCAAACTACGACCGGTTGACCTGCCGGTGGATGGCGTTTTTACTTGCGGTCTAGCTCATTCACCGCAGTCCATGGCCGAGAGCATCGCCCAGGCTCAAGCCGCTGCCGGGCGAGCCTGTCAGCCCTTAGCGCGAGGCTATATCGCCCCGGAACCAATCGTCAGCTCGGTCGATCAAGAAAAATGTATTGGTTGTGGCGCTTGCCAAACCTTCTGTCCCTACAAAGCCATCGAAATTTTCAAGGTCGATAACCGCAAGAAGGCTCGCACCATCACTGCCTCTTGCAAGGGTTGCGGGGTCTGTTCGGCCCGCTGTCCGACCATGGCTATCGACATGGGCCGCTTCACCCTGGACAGCATTATGGCTCAGATCGGTGCCTTTGCTGACACAAGTGCCGCTTAAAAAATAACATCGTATCCATCAATAAAGGAACCATACCCATGACCGAACCATACTCCCCTAAAATTCTTGGTTTTCTATGCAACTGGTGCTGCTACACCGCCGCCGATTCGGCAGGAGTTGGCCGCTACCAGTATCCGCCCAATCTGCGGGTTATCCGCATCATGTGCACGGGTCGGCTTGATCCGTCCTTTCCTCTGGCTGGCCTTGCCTCAGGGGCGGACGGTATCTTTGTCGGCGGTTGTCATCCCGGCGAATGTCATTACCAGGACGGCAACTACCACGCCTTAGTGTCGGCGGCTCTGGTGCATGAGGTGCTATCCCGGCTCGGGGTCAACAATCAGCGCTTCCTGATCGATTGGGCCTCGGCAGCGGAAGGGCCAAACTTCGTTAAGATCATCACCGCCTTTACTGCGCAGGTGGCGGCTCTTGGCCCCTTGGGAGCAGCAGAGAACTGCGCGGCTGACGACCTCAGGGCAAAACTCGACAAGGCGGCAATAGCCAGCTGTGACCGCAAGATCCGCATAGGGCTGATCACCGCCTCCAGCGAAATGATGAAGACCCGTGATTTTTCAAGGCCCGCCATCAATGCCCTGGTTCAGACGAAATGTGACAAAGCGTTATCGGCCTTGTTTTCAGAATAACAGGCTCTATCAACAAAAAAAAGGGGGGGCAACCCCATTCACTGAAACACTAACCAAAGAGGTGTCGTATGCTTGATGTAACAGAAATGGCTGGTCAGAAATTGAAACAGTATCTTGAAGAGAACAAAATCGAGTCCGCAGTCCGGGTAGCATTGATGAACGGTTGTGGCGGCCCATCTTTAGGCCTGGCCTTAGATGAGGCCAAAGCGACGGATGCGATTGCTGATCAGGATGGCGTGCGGGTGATCATCGATAACGAGCTTCTCTGCCAATGTGGCGCAGTGCGGGTGGATTTTGCTGAAGGCTCGGGCTGTGGTTGTAAGAGTGGTTTTTCAGTGACCGCAAGCGTCCCACTACCAAGCACTGGTGGCGGCTGCGGCGGTTCCTGTTCATCCGGCTCCTGTGGTAGTTGACCTGAGGAATGGTATGAGTACGGTAATTATCGGGGTGCTAGGCGCACAAAGCTGTGGAAAAACGGCCCTGGTTCGGACAATGAGCGGGGAGGACACCGACCGGCGCAAGGATGAAAAGGAACGTGGTCTCTCCATCGAGCCCGGCTTTGCGGTTCTCGAAACAGAAAACAGCAAGCAGCTCAGCTTGGCCGACTTGCCCGGCCACGATAAGTATATGCGGCATTTGCTGGCAGGCCTTTCCGGTGTGACTACTGTTCTCTTGCTGATCGCAGCAGACCAGGGGGTAATGCCCCAAACTCGTGAGCACTTGGCTATCTGCCGGATACTCGGGATGCAGCAGGGCGGTATTGTTATCTCTGGAATTGACCGGGTGGAGCCGGACCTCCTGTCTATGGTCATGGAGGAAGTGCCGGAGTTCGTTCGCGGTTCCTTCCTTCAAGGTGCACCGGTTTTTCCCCTCTCCAGCGTTACCGGTGAAGGCGTTGCCCCTTTGCGATCCTGGCTTGTCGAGGTCGTTGCCGCCAGTGCCGAGGCCAAGGGGACAAGCCCTTTCCGAATGACGGTGGATCGCACCTTTACCCTGCCCGATGGTGGAATCGTAGCGACTGGGGCCGTGCTGGCCGGACGAATCACTTCTGGCGAGTCGCTACTGCTCTTTCCAAAAATGGCGCCAGTGCGCGTCAATGGGCTCCAGGTGCATCGCCGTGAAGTGAAAGAGGCCATGCAGGGGAGCCGCGTCGCGGTGAACCTGCACGGGGTGGAAGAGACGATGATCGAACGCGGCGATGTCCTGGCCACCCCTGGTTGTCTTTCTCCTTCGCACATCCTGGACGTAGATTTTTCCTATCTCGCTGACAACTCCGAACCCTTCCGTAATCGAACCGCAGTCCGCGTGCATTTGGGAGCGGCTGAGCTTGCCGGTCATATCGTGCTTCTGGAGGATGAGGAACTTGGGCCTGGCAACCGGGCCGCTGCCCAGCTTTTTTGGAGGAGCCGGTGGGGGCCTGGCCGGGTGACCGCTTTCTGGTGCGGAGCTACTCGCCGCCGCTTATCCTGGGTGGTGGCGTAGTTTACAATGGGGTCGCTCCTCACCGCAAGCGCCATTCTGCTGCCGACATCTTTAACCAATACCGGCGCAGCGCGGTCGAAGAACTGGCCGTGCTCCACGTCCAGGAAAGCGGCTTCCAGGGGCTGACCGTTCCAGAACTGAGCCTACGCCTGGGAGTTTCTGAGAAAAGAGCACGTAAATTACTGGAAGCGCCGTTATCCACCCGGCAACTGCTGCTGGTAGGTGGCGGACGGCAGCAGCTCATCGCCCGTGCCGCTTTCGAGGCCTTAAAGGAGAGAACCGTGCGGCTCCTTGCCTCCTTCCATGACGATTTCCCGAACCGCGAGGGATTGTCTGTGGAGGAGTTGCGCCTCATGGTTTATGGCGGCATGGAGCCGCAACTGATGCGTCTTCTCCTGGATGACCTTGCCAAAAGGGGGACAGCGGCAACGGTGGAGGAGACGGTTTGTCTTTCCCCAGACAGGCCGCTGTCTTCCCGGACTAGCGAATGGCTCCGGCACGAACTTACGGACCTCTACCGTAATGCCGCGCTCGCGCCTCCGCCGCTACGAGAAATCGTGGCACGC
Proteins encoded:
- a CDS encoding adhesin, which gives rise to MLDVTEMAGQKLKQYLEENKIESAVRVALMNGCGGPSLGLALDEAKATDAIADQDGVRVIIDNELLCQCGAVRVDFAEGSGCGCKSGFSVTASVPLPSTGGGCGGSCSSGSCGS
- a CDS encoding hydrogenase iron-sulfur subunit — translated: MTEPYSPKILGFLCNWCCYTAADSAGVGRYQYPPNLRVIRIMCTGRLDPSFPLAGLASGADGIFVGGCHPGECHYQDGNYHALVSAALVHEVLSRLGVNNQRFLIDWASAAEGPNFVKIITAFTAQVAALGPLGAAENCAADDLRAKLDKAAIASCDRKIRIGLITASSEMMKTRDFSRPAINALVQTKCDKALSALFSE
- a CDS encoding radical SAM protein, encoding MLLIHPPLAKPCEPPAGIPLLAGALRKNGLACTVLDANLEGIFSLLGAQPLLKIGDTWSKRAGRNLENNLSSLRSWSLYQNPSRYNRAVADVNRVLDMAGRAHGLSVNLANYQDPLLSSLKSSDLLQAWQNPQDNIFHPYFARRLPQVLEKFCPRAVGFSLNYLSQAITTFAMAGFIKRHFPGLPVVLGGGLITSWLRRPGWRNPFSGMVDHLVAGPGEGPLLDLLGGGIHQGNVHYCPDYSGLPLADYLAPGFILPYAASSGCYWQKCSFCPESAEKNPYLPVPVEQVVDDITNLSEATKPTLIHFLDNAVSPALLRQLIAQPPGVKWYGFSRIVPELADVTFCQALKESGCVMLKLGLESGDQTVLNATDKGINITMVSSALRALEKAGIATFVYLLFGTPAESLAEARATMDFVVSHHSAITFLNLAVFNMPISSSEVHGLTTSTFSEGDLSLYTDFEHPLGWDRQSIRRFLDEEFKRHPAIDAILKRIPPIFTSNHAPFFC
- the recN gene encoding DNA repair protein RecN, with amino-acid sequence MLNEIRIENLALIERLHVVLGKGLTVFSGETGAGKSIVLQAIALLTGARASSSWVRTGAAQAVVEATFDCPESPALHNELREMGLDEVDELLIKRVVSSDGKSRFYLNGGLTTARLVQSVSEHLVSVASQHDHQRLLNPKYHLDFIDMAGELWSNREMVTGFFDQWAEAKKELDLLRQREMDKEQRRDFLSYQLREIDAAAIEVGEDERLTRDRLRLKGSADLKKFGLKCYRELQSASESLGLARKNIDAIAAIDQDASVLAASVAEQSFLIDDYVGQIRDYLNRVPDDELALEEIVARITYLQQLKRKYGEDLADILAYAEKIREELHGLDELDQKIGLLAKECAAIESGLIRSADELSLARKEVAIRLGNAVRDELRALSFAQADFVAAFKESDKKLEMMTRAGWDRCEFMFSANPGEPVKPLASIASGGELSRVMLALKCLLARQDSVETVIFDEIDAGIGGKAAEAVARKIKELAQHHQVICITHLPQIAAAGASHFLVEKRLADGRTSTAITELDSSARLPEIARMLDGDSVSPQSLAFASELIDRNHSPRQGSTP
- a CDS encoding CoB--CoM heterodisulfide reductase iron-sulfur subunit A family protein, with the protein product MQHPSLTAPNHPPYKTGSVLVIGGGVAGVQTALDMTQLGLKVYLVEKSAAIGGVMARLDKTFPTNDCSLCILAPKLVEAGRDANIDILTRAEIVGLSGEPGNFKATILKHPRYIDETTCTGCGQCAQYCLKQIDDDYNENLAITSAIHIDYAQAVPATYAIDPEKCLRLKHGTCGLCAVVCQKRAINFDEQPQTLTLSVGAVVLAPGFGRVKEEVLAHYGWGKFPDVLTAFEHERLMCASGPTNGEIVRPSDRKHPKKIAFLQCVGSRDATCDNNYCSSVCCMYAIKQATLAREHDPEAEITLFYMDVRTHGKGFDAARERATRENNFRVIYARPPRVEDVFDGRMLLTWSTEDGKHHYEKFDLVVLSQGLESPDDADSLAATCGISLNKYQFAATGAYAPLTTDRPGVYVIGAFQGPKDIPDSVVQAGGVSGLCSALLAGARHQSTVQVDFPEERDIAQEEPRIGVFVCHCGTNIGGVVSVPDVAAYARTLPHVVYATNNLYSCSQDTQQQLVDIIRAQRLNRIVVAACTPRTHEPLFQATMREAGLNRALFEMANIRDQCSWVHMHEPQQATDKARDLVRMAVAKAAFLRPLAEHKLPVTPSALVVGGGLAGMTAALTIAGQGYETTLVERGEHLGGQALRLDRDRFDGIPAQQVGELIRQVEQHPQITVLRQASVASVSGYVGNFTTTVSTCDSSQVINHGVAVLATGGKPYQPHQYLHGASNRVVTQLELEQRLASAQPLPAKSKQIVMIQCVGSRGDDLSYCSRVCCGQALKNSLRLKKMRPELGIIVFYRDMRAYGFMEDDYRAAREQGVLFIRYTPERPPQVTPGRGKSSPLNVTGYDPLLGEEITFNADLLVLSVGIVPENTRDLALMLKVPVTAENFYLEAHVKLRPVDLPVDGVFTCGLAHSPQSMAESIAQAQAAAGRACQPLARGYIAPEPIVSSVDQEKCIGCGACQTFCPYKAIEIFKVDNRKKARTITASCKGCGVCSARCPTMAIDMGRFTLDSIMAQIGAFADTSAA
- a CDS encoding thiamine biosynthesis protein; this encodes MTQAIALFSGGLDSILACRVVARQGIKVLAVKFVTPFFDYDILERPGYSQEIKEKYDIDVTVVDLSTEYFSLLRNPAHGYGKHFNPCLDCKIFMMTKAREMMAVQGASFLISGEVLGQRPMSQRRDALRVVERDSGCNGILLRPLCAKHLLPTQPEINGLVDRAQLCDFGGRGRSPQIALAKEMGITDYPSPAGGCVLTDLNVAARIKRYYGEHQTIRVNDMRLIKVGRHFVLPDGAWLVMGRGEEENQSVLALAEENDLCLKLIDRPGPYALLRNLSSSTDLDLAAGLIARYGKKGPDGQPMPGQVECRGSNGTTVCAGVPPDPEHARSWVL